GCACTGTGATTTTCCACATCCCTAAAGCTTAGGGTCTGGGTTTTGAGATGAGGGACCAGCAGAGCTAGGGCAGGAAAGTGGGGTGGGTGTCTGGCCTCTAGGTGGCAGCTGTGACAGGATCTATGAAATGAAGTCATTGTGCAGGGGAGCtggaagtgggggtgggaggggcggacaggagggaggagggcccCATTGCCAGGCTGAGCTGCAGGGACAGCTGGGCAAGGCCTGACCAAAGCACACAGGAGCTGGCTGCAGGCACCTGGCAGAGAGTGGTTCAGCCTGGCAGTGGGTGAAACAGACAGGGGTGTGGCCCCGGAGACTGGTCATCAGGGCTAGTCCTACCTGGGCCAGTGTCCACCATCTGGTGGGTGAACTCTGGTTGGGGGTGGAATCTGGGGAGGGTTAAAGGGTCTCTAGTCTGATCCTGGGGAGCTTGGTCTTGCTACCTTACCACAACTGTGAGCCCCCCAGGTCCGCTGCCAGAGGAACATGAGTGATcaggagagggagacagaagagGATGAGGGAGGGGGTACCTTGGACACAGCACCCATGCTGCCTCAAAGGCCTCCTGACCATCACACCTCAGCCCTGAGAAGCCCAGGGTGGTCTGGTCTGGCCTTCCGAGGTCTCAAGACCCTGCTGCTGCCTGGGAGGGCCCTGGCCGTGCTCCTGCTCCATCTGCTGCTGCCTGGAACCGTTTTTCTGCTGTTACTGCTGCCCGCAGCTGGCATTGTCTACCTGGGATTCCTGTGCCACTCCAGGGTGAGCCTGGGCCCTCTGTGGGAGGGGTCCCTGGGAAGTGGGGGTCCTGCAGAGGCTCAAGGACCCTGGAACTCTTGGCTCCTCCCTGGGAGCCCCTTTTTTGCCAAGTCCCTCACGGGCTGCAGTCAGAGAAGGCTTCTATTTGTTCCCAGGGGACCGTTCTCTTCCCCACCTGAGGCCTCCCAGCTTGTCCCAGGGATATCAGAGGCTGAATAGCCAggtagaggtggggaggggaggcgggTTCCAGCAAGAGAAGATGGAATTATTGTCAAATTTCACTAGTCCTCAGCCCCATCTCACCCTTGGCCCTCCCCCCAGTCCTTCCCAGACCCCTcctggcctgggctgggcttCTCCACCTGTGCAGTGGGCTATGACGTGGTCTGGGAATGGAGGGTGAACAGAGATGGACCCTGTTGTCCCTTTCTGTAGCCTATAATAGGGGAGGGAGAAGTGGTGCTGGCTGGTGACAACCGGGCCGGGGTTCAAggtctgctgccaacacagggaAGGGCCATGGGGAGAGGGGGCGGATGGGGACAGGAAAACGAAAGTGGGACTTCGGGGGCGATTCTTTGAGTCTATCAAGGTTCCACCTAGGTCTCGAATTTCCCTTTCGGTCCTCAGCACTACCTGGCCCACAGCAGCTCTGTCCACCCCAACTCTCACCTGGCCCCGCCCGGGCCCCGCCCCAGGCCACACCCTTCTCCTGGCCCCGCCCagtccccgccccgcccccgccggccccgccccgccgcctGGCCCCGCCCCTCCTGACCCTCCGCGGGGTGGTCCGCAGGTCCACCCGGCGCCTGGCCCCAGGTGCCGCGCGCTGCTCTCGGATCGCGGCTCCGCTGCGCTCATCGTGTTGGGCTTCCTCTCGCTGCCGCCGCTGCTCGTGCTGGCCTCGGCCGCCCGCGCCCGCCTGGTCCGACATCTCCGCCTGCTGCTGCCGTCCCCAGCGGGGAACCCGGGGTCCCACGAGGAGCAGTTCTATGCCGGGGCGTGACGCCGGTTCTCGGACTCCCGGGAGGCCCCCTAAAGCTCCgggtggggcggggcggggcggggcgcggggATGACACCGGACTCCGCCGGACCCTGGCggccccttccccaccctccgGAACCCCGACCCCCGCTGCCGAGAGGCTGGGAAGCACGCAGAAGGAGACCCCCGGAGGCAGCCTCCGAGCGCAGCTGCCTCCGGAGGCCCAGCCCCTGCGCCCACCTGTGCCTGAGCGGGTGAGGCCGGCCTGGAGACACCCACTCCCGCCGAACCTCAGTGGGCGGCCAGCAGCAGCTGGCTTGGAGGGGTCAGCAGGCTCAGTCTGTCTTCGGAAGTTCTCGTTGAAACAGGCcgcaaagaaagagagaaagagagaaagaagtccGTCCTTGCGGATAATTTGGCCGTCTTCGGCGTTCTGCGGCTTCACCAGCATGTTTCCGGGAGTGGGTTTGTCCTTCTGCTgtcctggggttgaacccagcaggggtgctccaccacagaTCACTTTATGTGTTTTGAGacagcctcgctaaattgctgaggctggtctcataCTTGAGATCCCTGTCTGCGGATTCATATCTTATAACAGTTCTGGAATATTCTCAACCAATATCACGTCCTTATGACTCACTGTTGTCTTTCCCCCCTTTTGTATTTTCCATCTGCATGTGCCTGGTCTGCAGTCTGAACAATTTCTTCATCTCCTTCTAGTTCGTTGAAATTCATCCTTTCTAATCAGCTGATCAACTCacctgaagaagaagaaagaagaagaagaaggaggaggaggaggaggaggaggaggaggaggaggaggaggaggagaggaagagagataaaGTGGTGCTGAGcatagaacccagcgccccgcgcatgccaggcgagcgcattagcgcttgagccacatccccagcccctaacctatttttggtttgttattgttgttactggggattgaactcagggatgcttcaccactgagctacatccccagaactttttaaaagttttttattctgagacagggtctcactgagttgctaagttcttcctaaatttctgaggcagctttgaacttgagatcctcctgtctcagctttctgacttgctgggattacaggcatgcaccaccacctcagttaaaaatcagtttttattttgtttttggtggtgctggggattgaactcagggagttttgcctgctaggcaagcactctatcactgagcaataaccccagccTAAATAATTTTGATGGCTTCTTTGTTTGTGGTTTCTGGATTCCAGCTTAGATTCCTTAAACATTCATACATATATGCTATACTTAGTAATGCCAATTTCCTAGTGCTTagtgtttggggggggggggggaaagagtGTCCAAAtctattatttattgtttctgcTGAGCTCAGTAATAGCCTAGTATTTTTTTGAAAGtttggtgggggctggggatgtggctcaagcggtggcgcgctcgcctggcatgtgtgtggcccgggttcgatcctcagcaccacataccaacaaagatgttgtgtccgccaataactaaaaaataaatatttaaaaaaaaaaaaagaaagaaagtttggtggattttttttttttggaggggtgcaGGTCCTGTACATGGTAGGCAcaagctctacccctgagctatatatACTCCCAGCCCCTGGTAATTTATGATGTCAGCCCATATCTGTAACGGTCTGAAGTCCTAACTTAGGGACAGTTTCCTTCAGAGATGGGAAATGACCATCCTAGGCTCTGCTGAGGGTCCTGGCTTAGTGATCTCCCATGCACAGTACCCAcgctttttttcccctgagagtGCCTGACTCTCTATCCCTGTATCCAGGGAATTGTCTGCTTTCCCATCAGTTTCCCTGCATCATGGGCTTCTTTTCATCATTCTAgttgtttgttggtttatttagtgtttttgtggtactggagattgaatccaggggcgctctaccactaagctgtatctccagcccttttttaaaaaaaatatttttattagttgttgatgggctttTCATTtatataggtggtgctgagaattgaacccagtgccttacacgtgctaggcaagtgctctgccactgacccacaaccccagcccccccagcctttttctcctccttccctccctccctctttctttctttctctctctctctctctctgtctctctctgtctctctctctctctctctcttttgagacaagagtcttgctagttgcccagactgacttgaacttgtggtcctcccaACTGggcctcccaaatggctgggaaacaagtgtgtgccactgcacctgtctGCTGATTTATAAGGTCTAAttgtggggggggggtatttgaaatatttctttccttgtaAGTCCAACAGTGTATTAAAAATGACTGCTCACTGTGATTTAACAGAGTCTTATGGTAGCTGAAAATCCTTTTAAAGGATCCAGCATGCCATACTGCCAGCAGGGCTCAGCCTGTGACCAGTGTTGGATCCACAGTGGCCTTGAGCAGAGACCAGTGTACGGCTGGGCTGGGTCCAGGGGGTGTCTTGGGGTTTTCCAACCTTCATCTGTGTCTGCCTTTGATGTCTTTCCTGAGCAGACAGAGCTGGCCAGTTGCCAGCCTGCATACAAGAGCTTTCCTGAGGCTGAGGGcgccttccttcccctcctgcccAGGCTGGGCAGGCTCCGGCTGCTGCCACCAGGGGCTGACAATAAGGAGTCTCCTGGGATACCCTGGGCTGAGGATCCGCCTGGCCCGACATCATCAAAACAACAGCTGGGcctggtgggggcggggaggtaAGTGGCTAGTTCAGCGCCCCCCTCCTGCTAAGCTGGTTGCTAGTCACTGACCATTGACCCGGGCAGGGCAGGGAGTTCTCCAAAAGGTGTTTCCCAGCTTCCCAGTCTCCCTGTGAAACCCCTGACAGCCTCCAGCTGgccctgggatgtagctcagtggtaggatgcttgccGGGCATGCAGGAGGCAGGCCCAGGATTCCACCCAGGCCTTAGACCTGGAGAGCAAAGCTGAGCCAGCTGCCAGGCCAGCAGAGCCTGAGGGGCTACAGCTGCCTGCCTGGAGCTGAAGGCAGCTCTGCCCTCTCTGGGTCCTCTGCAGGGCCCTGGGAGTCTTCCTTGTCATTCTCCTGAGGGGCAGGGACCTGGCTCTCTAGCCACAGACTCCCCTCTCAGGCCTGAGGTATCCACTGGCCTCTTCCTAGCTCTCTTCCCTGAGTCCCACAGATTTTGTCCCCCAACTTCTTCCCAGCATGAGCTTGTGACAGAAACCTCCTCCTTCGGGGTCCtagtccccagccctggccctgcctccgtctcctctgctggctgctctggAGTCCTTTCCCCTACCTGGAGGTCTGGAGCAGCCTCACTTTTCCCAGGTCTGAGCTTCACCCCGTCACTAGCTCCAGTCCCTCAGGGCTGCAGAGCCAAGCCAGTGGGTGGGCCAGAGGAGACCTACATTTGTGGGGACACAACTCTTTCCCCTGTGGCTAAAGGCCCTGCTCCCTGAGAGAAAGCTggagtgtgcatgtgtgggtgtgtCCTGTCCTACCTACTATCCTCTCTCTTCTTGGATGAGGGATGTTGTCCCCACCTCCCAGGTAAGAGGAGGGCTCTGCAAGGTCCCTACCTTGCCtaagcttgtattttttttcttccattattgaTGGACCCTTATTTAtcagtggtgctgagaatcgaacctagtgcctcacacatgctaggcaagcgccctaccacggAGCGACAACCCCAACCGGATAAGGTTGTATattttattcacaaaatatttgcaGGCACACCCTGCTTGAGGGGCAAGGAGGGCCCATGCTTAGCCAACtgttcctccagcctcagctctgaGCTCTTGAGAGGCATGCCCCACCGAGGCACGTGGGCTGGGCACCATGCTGGCAGTGCCTGAGCCGGAGAGGGTGGGCtaggaaggaggaggcagagagaggcccCTGCTCCTGGGCCGGACACTAGGGAGGCTGCCCTCAAGGTGTTGATCCAGGCCTGCCCcttcctgcttcctcctccatctGAGCCCCTGGGTGCTCTGTGAACCTGCCTGGACCCTACCTGAGGATGAAGCGGGACCTGGCAATCACCTACAGAAGAGCAGGCCAGCCAAGAGGACCAAAGCTGGGGTGGCCCACCTCAGAAAGGCACATTATTGTTTGGTGGCACATTCTGGACACCCGAATCCAGACTCTCACCGAGTCCCTGCCCGACTTCTGATGGCGGCTTACCCAGTATCTCCCTCGGGGCCTGGGATCAGCCCTCTGCCCTTCCTTGGCACTGCCTTCTCCACGCACTTGGAGTCCCATCACCTCCCTGCTGCCTGAAGGCCCTACACGGGCCCTGCCCTTGCTGTGCGCCAGCCCAGGTCCCCTGACTGGCAGGcatgcccacccccacccaggcccTAGCACTCACTGTCCCCCTCTGCCTTTAAGGCTCTTCCTTTGTGCAGCTCTGCCTCAGGTCCCTGCTGACCC
This genomic interval from Urocitellus parryii isolate mUroPar1 chromosome 11, mUroPar1.hap1, whole genome shotgun sequence contains the following:
- the Tmem278 gene encoding transmembrane protein 278, with protein sequence MSDQERETEEDEGGGTLDTAPMLPQRPPDHHTSALRSPGWSGLAFRGLKTLLLPGRALAVLLLHLLLPGTVFLLLLLPAAGIVYLGFLCHSRVHPAPGPRCRALLSDRGSAALIVLGFLSLPPLLVLASAARARLVRHLRLLLPSPAGNPGSHEEQFYAGA